The following are encoded in a window of Candidatus Aminicenantes bacterium genomic DNA:
- a CDS encoding UTP--glucose-1-phosphate uridylyltransferase yields the protein MLKKIVFPVAGVGTRFLPATKEVPKEILPIIDKPLIQYAVEEAAQSGFADFIFITAPGKEALERHFAPNRELDDFLKRHRKSHLLDGLHEYYRKNFTYIRQQQALGFGHAISLAEEAVGNEAFAISLPDDLILAEEPVMAQMRRVYDKYRCPVVAFMEVPRHDIPRYGIGAGTFIADKVFAIEKLVEKPAAADAPSNFAVIGRYILTPDIFPLLKQIRHGAGAEIQLTDAIVALMKKRRLLGYFFSGRRFDAGTTLGYIETLIHVALQRPDTRDFTLRLLRQMAADEKI from the coding sequence ATGCTGAAGAAAATCGTTTTCCCGGTCGCCGGCGTGGGGACGCGTTTTTTGCCCGCCACCAAGGAGGTCCCCAAGGAGATTCTGCCGATCATCGACAAGCCGCTGATCCAGTACGCCGTCGAGGAGGCGGCGCAGAGCGGATTTGCCGATTTCATCTTCATCACCGCTCCCGGCAAGGAGGCGCTGGAGCGCCATTTCGCCCCCAACCGCGAGTTGGACGATTTCCTCAAGCGCCACCGTAAGAGCCATTTGCTGGACGGGCTGCATGAGTATTACCGGAAGAATTTCACCTATATCCGCCAGCAGCAGGCGCTGGGCTTCGGCCACGCCATCTCCCTGGCCGAAGAAGCCGTCGGCAACGAGGCCTTCGCCATCTCCCTCCCCGACGACCTGATCCTGGCCGAGGAACCGGTCATGGCCCAGATGCGCCGGGTCTACGACAAATACCGCTGCCCGGTCGTCGCCTTCATGGAGGTTCCCCGCCACGACATCCCGCGCTATGGCATCGGTGCCGGCACCTTCATCGCCGACAAGGTCTTCGCGATAGAAAAGCTGGTGGAAAAACCGGCCGCGGCCGACGCTCCCAGCAACTTCGCCGTCATCGGCCGCTATATCCTGACCCCCGATATTTTCCCGCTGCTCAAGCAGATCAGACATGGCGCCGGGGCCGAGATCCAGCTGACCGACGCCATCGTCGCCTTGATGAAAAAACGCCGCCTGCTGGGCTATTTCTTCAGCGGCCGGCGCTTCGACGCCGGAACCACCCTGGGTTATATCGAAACCCTGATCCATGTCGCCCTGCAGCGTCCGGACACGCGGGACTTCACCCTGCGCCTCCTGCGCCAGATGGCTGCCGATGAAAAGATATGA
- a CDS encoding archease: MKRYETFATTADVGVRIFGRTFAELYENAVAGLNALLFARKKGKPIEIGACGFSFRGDGVENVLVNLLAEVLSLVYQKNRRVTAVACRQADEHFIDADLLLAKIDEEPELDIKAVTYHKLQVVETDGVKSAAVFFDV; the protein is encoded by the coding sequence ATGAAAAGATATGAGACCTTCGCCACCACGGCCGACGTGGGCGTCCGCATTTTCGGCCGTACCTTCGCCGAACTGTATGAAAATGCCGTGGCCGGGCTGAACGCCCTTCTCTTCGCCAGGAAAAAGGGGAAGCCGATCGAGATCGGGGCTTGCGGCTTCAGCTTCCGCGGCGACGGCGTCGAGAACGTTCTGGTCAACCTGCTGGCTGAAGTGTTGTCCCTGGTCTACCAGAAGAACAGGCGGGTGACGGCGGTGGCCTGCCGCCAGGCCGACGAACATTTCATCGACGCCGACCTGCTGCTGGCCAAAATCGACGAAGAACCGGAGCTCGACATCAAGGCTGTCACCTACCACAAGCTGCAGGTCGTTGAAACGGACGGGGTGAAAAGCGCCGCAGTGTTTTTCGACGTCTGA